A section of the Mastomys coucha isolate ucsf_1 unplaced genomic scaffold, UCSF_Mcou_1 pScaffold15, whole genome shotgun sequence genome encodes:
- the Znf2 gene encoding zinc finger protein 2 isoform X1, producing MAAVSPPTRCQASVTFEDVAVTFTDDEWKRLVPVQRALYKAVMLENYESIISLGLPVPQPDVILQFKRRGEPWMRGLHGSEEKVWPESASLDLETKPEILDASEGTLREICRRQSSLRPKREIQTLTGGLEPEKESPKAKTCKKPLSLDKSLQLRSAPPKKTLAKHQDQECSECGKTFFDHSSLIRHQRTHTGEKPYDCPECGKAFSHRSSLSRHLMFHTGESPYECGACGKAFFDRSSLTVHQRIHTGEKPFKCNECGKAFFDRSSLTRHQRIHTGESPYECQQCGKAFSQKSILTRHLLIHTGRKPYECSDCGKAFYGVTSLNRHQKVHTGEPRYQCGECGKAFFDRSSLTQHQKIHTGDKPYECSECGKAFSQRCRLTRHQRVHTGEKPFECSVCGKEFSSKSSVIQHQRRYAKQGID from the exons ATGGCTGCTGTGTCTCCACCTACCAGATGTCAG GCATCGGTGACATTTGAAGATGTGGCGGTGACTTTCACAGATGACGAGTGGAAGCGTCTGGTACCCGTGCAGAGGGCGCTCTACAAGGCTGTGATGCTAGAGAACTATGAGAGCATCATCTCACTGG GGCTTCCCGTTCCTCAACCTGATGTGATTCTTCAGTTCAAGAGAAGGGGCGAGCCCTGGATGCGGGGTCTCCATGGATCTGAGGAGAAAGTATGGCCAGAGAGTGCCTCTCTAG ACTTGGAAACTAAGCCTGAGATCCTAGATGCTTCAGAAGGCACACTGAGAGAAATCTGCAGAAGGCAAAGTTCTCTACGTCCTAAACGTGAAATCCAAACACTAACAGGTGGGTTGGAACCAGAGAAGGAAAGTCCCAAAGCAAAGACTTGCAAGAAGCCCCTTTCCTTGGATAAAAGCTTGCAGCTAAGGTCAGCTCCACCCAAGAAAACCCTCGCTAAACACCAAGACCAGGAATGTAGTGAGTGTGGGAAGACCTTCTTTGACCATTCGTCCCTCATCCGCCACCAGAGgactcacactggagagaagccatATGACTGTCCCGaatgtgggaaggccttcagCCACAGGAGCAGTCTCAGTAGACATCTGATGTTCCACACCGGAGAGAGCCCCTACGAGTGTGGTGCGTGTGGCAAGGCCTTCTTTGACCGTTCATCCCTAACTGTGCATCAGCGGATCCACACAGGGGAGAAGCCATTTAAATGCAATGAGTGTGGCAAAGCCTTCTTTGACCGTTCATCCCTTACTCGCCACCAGAGGATCCATACCGGAGAGAGTCCCTATGAATGCCAGCAGTGTGGAAAAGCCTTCAGCCAGAAGAGCATTCTCACCCGTCACCTGCTGATCCACACTGGCAGGAAGCCCTACGAATGTAGTGACTGTGGGAAAGCATTCTACGGTGTCACCTCCCTAAACAGACACCAAAAAGTGCACACTGGGGAACCCCGCTATCAGTGTGGCGAGTGTGGCAAAGCTTTCTTTGACCGCTCTTCTCTTACACAGCACCAGAAGATACACACTGGAGACAAGCCATATGAGTGCAGcgagtgtgggaaagccttcagccAGCGGTGCCGGCTCACAAGACATCAGAGAGTTCATACAGGGGAGAAACCCTttgagtgtagtgtgtgtggcAAAGAGTTCAGCTCCAAGTCCTCAGTTATTCAGCATCAGAGGCGTTATGCCAAACAAGGGATAGACTGA
- the Mrps5 gene encoding 28S ribosomal protein S5, mitochondrial has translation MAAAVRAAGCLPALCSVQTGHFLSRQLSLNTFPGAATSFLAVKTALSHGSLSPRETRHNHCLTSLSHALQTQCSISSPSNWMGQQYRPYSFFTKLTAEELWKGALAETGTGARKGRGKRTKKKRKTDLNRGQIIGEGQSGFLWPGLNVPLIKSGVVQNIGQRSKEEQQKVEASMAEQREERDRKKKIKVKRERGWSGNTWGGVSIGPPDPGPNGETYEDFDTRILEVRNVFNMTAKEGRKKSVRALVAVGNGNGAAGFAIGKAADRADALRKAKNRAIHYLYYIERYEGHTIFHDISLRFKRTQIRMKKQPRGYGLRCHRAIITICRLIGIKDISVMNLSIWR, from the exons ATGGCGGCGGCCGTACGCGCTGCAGGTTGTCTCCCTGCACTGTGTAGCGTGCAGACAG GTCACTTCCTgtctaggcagctctctttaaacaCTTTCCCAGGAGCAGCCACTTCCTTTTTGGCAGTGAAGACAGCCCTCAGCCACG GCTCTTTGTCACCAAGGGAAACAAGACACAACCACTGTCTGACCAGCTTGAGCCATGCGCTGCAGACACAGTGCAGCATTTCCTCTCCCAGCAACTGGATGGGACAGCAGTACAGACCCTACAGCTTCTTCACCAAAC TGACTGCAGAAGAACTCTGGAAAGGTGCATTAGCAGAGACTGGAACTGGAGcaaggaaaggcagaggcaaaagaacaaagaaaaagaggaagacgGATTTGAACAGAGGCCAGATTATCGGTGAAG GGCAGTCTGGTTTCCTGTGGCCTGGTTTGAATGTTCCTCTTATAAAAAGTGGAGTAGTCCAGAACATTGgccaaagaagcaaagaagagcAGCAGAAGGTGGAGGCCAGCATGGCCGAGCAGAGAGAAGAGCGGGACCGGAAGAAGAAGATAAAAGTCAAACGGGAACGTGGCTGGAGTGGGAACACATGGGGGGGTGTCAGCATTGGCCCCCCAGATCCGGGACCCAATGGAG AAACATATGAAGATTTTGATACCAGGATCCTTGAG GTAAGAAACGTTTTCAATATGACagcaaaagagggaagaaagaagtcgGTCCGAGCCCTGGTTGCTGTTGGGAATGGAAATGGGGCTGCAG GTTTTGCTATTGGGAAAGCCGCTGACCGGGCCGACGCTTTGAGAAAG gCAAAGAACCGAGCGATTCATTACTTGTATTACATAGAACGATATGAAGGACATACAA TATTCCATGATATTTCATTAAGATTCAAAAGGACACAGATCCGGATGAAGAAACAACCCAGAG GTTATGGCCTCCGCTGCCACAGGGCCATTATCACCATCTGCCGCCTCATCGGCATCAAGGACAT AAGCGTGATGAACCTGTCGATCTGGCGGTAG